The nucleotide window CTTTACAGTCGTGGTGAAATGGAAGCTAAATTCATTAAGCCGGCGGGAAGCACATTCTTTGTACGAGACGGTAAAATTACCAATACCTATAATTATACGTTCCTTAATAAAACGAATGACAAGAAAATAGTTACCATCAAAGTAATCGATCCGGCGCATGGTGAAATTACTTACAGTGCATCCAGCAAGATTCAGGTTGACAGAGATAAAATTTCAAAAGGAACAATTAATATCAGCTTCCCGGAAAATGAAATGAAACTTTCTAAACAGAATATCACGATTGGTGTGTATGATATGAAAGGTAAACTGATTGATTCTTATCAGACTTATTTTGAGGGGCCATTCAAACTGCAATTTTAATTTTAGAAAAAAATGAAGAACTTTAGTTGGGGACACGGTGTTGTAATTGCATTACTTGCATTCATAGTTTTTATATTATCCATGATGTTCCTGTTTCCGAACGGACAGAAGAATTCGGAAATGGTAACCGATAATTATTATGAAGAGGAATTAAAATACCAGGATGTAATTGATGCGAAGAAAAAAGCTGACGAATTACAGGAAAAACCTGTTTACAGCCAGGATACCAAAGGAATTAAAATTACTTTCCCAAAAGATTATAACAACTCTAATACTACGGTAAAATTTGTTTTAAACAGAACCGACGACCAGAATTTAGATATCAAAAAATCTGTACAGCTTGACGCCGCGCAGTCTTTCACAATTCCTGCACAGGTATTGAAAGTAGGAAATTATACATTAAGACTGAGCTGGACGAAAGAAAAAACAGACTACAGAATGGATTATGACGTGATATGGAAATAGGACTTATTGTGTCGGCTATTGCATTAGGCTTTGCTTCCGGTTTTCATTGTATCGGAATGTGCGGACCTATTGCTTTATCGATGGGATTAACCAAAAAACAGGCTGCCAATTTCTACCTTCAGAACCTTACCTATCAGTTCGGAAGAATTTTCACCTATTCATTATTAGGTGCGCTTCTGGGGATCATCGGACAAGGATTTGAAATGGCAGGCTTTCAGAAATATCTGACCATTACTGCCGGAGTCCTTCTGATCATTATGGCTGTATTTTCATTTGGAGGAAAAGATTTTGCTTCAAAGATTCCTTTTCTTTCTAAATTCCTGTACAGCGTAAAAATGAATCTGGGAAGACTTCTTCAGAAGGCAGATTACCGTTCGAGATTTACTACAGGGCTTCTTAATGGATTCTTACCGTGCGGAATGGTCTATATGGCCCTTACCGCCAGCCTTGCGGGAGGAGGAATATGGCAGGGAGCGTTATATATGGCTTTATTCGGATTAGGAACCCTTCCCTTTATGTTTGCCATTGTTCTGGTCGGAAATCTTATGAATCAGGCCTTCAGGATAAAAGTTTTGAAAGCTGTTCCGGTAATTATGATTATTCTTGGAGGATTATTCATTCTGAGAGGTCTTGAACTGGGAATTCCTTACGTTTCTCCGAAAGCAGAAGCCATGACAATTGTTAAAGATCCCAACGGAACTGTTAACTGCCATTAAATTTGTATTTACATAAACCATGAAGAAAACTGTTGTCTTATTTTTAATAAGCCTTTTTATGCTGCAATCCTGCAGTGTGAATTCTGAAATTGTCTATCATAGGGATGCCGCTTCTACTTCTGTTACTGATATCGATACGAGGGAGTTTATGGCAGAAATGATGGCTATGACGCCGGATTCGCTGAAACAAAAAGAATTTGAAGAAGTGGATAAACTTCCAACTGTCTGGACAAGTATGTATGATCTTGCCAAAAAAGAAGGAAAATTAAAAACTGAAAATCCGGATTCAGTGAGGATCATGAAAAAAATCTTCATGAAATCTGCAAAAGAAAACAACAAACTGGCAGGATTTTCTTTTAAAATGGAACACTTTGCTCCGGACGATTATAAAGCACTGAAAAACTTTACCAAAACTGAAAAAATTCCTCTGGATCAAAATATTTATAACAGCTGGGACGGAAAAACCCTCACCATTGATACTGAAAATTTAAATTTAAAAAGTATTGAAGAAGCTATCAAGACCAAAAGCTCAAAGGAAGAAGCTGAAAAAATAGCAGGTATGATGGTCATGTTTTTCAAAGAGATCGGTACTACCTTAAAATTTGAGAATCCTATAAAATCAATTTCAGGAAAGCATGACTGGGTGAAGCAGATTGATGATCATTCCATAAGAATAGAATATGATCTGAAAGCCATTTATGATAAGAATACAAAACTTAAAAACGCTGATAAAAAGATTATTATCGTTACAGAATAAAGTAAAAACCACCGGATTCCGGTGGTTTTTTATTATATATTCAATCAGAAGATTTGTTTAGTTAATCACATCAAATCTTGCATATTCAGCAATCTTCTTTGGAAGCTTAATTCCATCTGCTGTCTGGTTGTTTTCCAGCAATGCTGCCATAATTCTTGGTAATGCCATTGCAGAACCGTTTAATGTATGTACCAATTGAGATTTACCATCAGCTTTGTAGCGGCACTTCAACCTGTTGGCCTGGAAGGTTTCAAAGTTAGACACAGAGCTTACTTCCAGCCACATTTCCTGAGCTGCACTCCATACTTCAAAGTCATACGTCATTGCAGAGGCAAAACCTGTATCACCACCACAAAGTCTTAATACTCTGAACGGAAGCTCAAGATCTGTAAGAATTTCTTTGATGTGTTCTACCATTTCTTCCAGCACAGCATAAGAATTTTCCGGTTTCTCAATTCTTACAATTTCTACCTTTTCGAACTGGTGAAGACGGTTCAATCCTCTTACGTGGGCTCCGTAACTTCCCGCTTCTCTTCTATAGCATTGAGAGAATGCTGTATTTTTAACCGGAAGATCTTTTTCATCAAAAAGAACATCACGGTAAAGGTTGGTTACCGGAACTTCAGCCGTAGGAATCAAATATAATTTATCTTCGTTGATATAATACATCTGTCCTTCTTTATCCGGCAGCTGTCCGGTTCCAAAACCTGAAGCCTCATTCACAACGTGAGGAGGATTCACTTCTGTATAGCCTTTCTCTACGTTTTTATCCAGGAAATACTGAACCAGAGCTCTCTGTAATCTTGCTCCTTTTCCTAAATAAACAGGGAAACCTGCTCCGGCAATTTTAACTCCCAGTTCAAAATCGATAAGATTATATTTTTTTGCCAGTTCCCAGTGTGGAATTGCTCCTTCACCAAGCCCTTCTACAGGATGAGACTGGAAAATGATTTCATTGTCATCAGCTGAAGCACCGCTTTTTACCAATGCATTTGGAATGTTTGGAAGCTGGTACAGGATATTCAGTAAGTCGTTTTCCTTTACTTCCAACTGAGATTTCAATTCTGAGCTCGATTCTTTGTACTGTGCTGTTTTAGATTTTGCCGATTCCGCTTCTTCTTTTTTCCCTTCTTTCATCAAAAGTCCGATTTCTTTCGAAATTTTGTTGATTTCGGAAAGCTGGGAATCTAGTTCAAACTGGATTCTTTTTCTTTCGTCGTCGGCAGCGATAGCCTCGTCTACCAACTCAAGATTTTTGAATTGTCTTTTCTTAAGACCTTCTAAAACGCGTTCCTTATTGTCGCGCAAAAAATTGACTTGTAACATTTTATTTAGATGTTAAATATTAGATGGTTAGCTTACAATCAGCTAACACTTGTACAAATTTAAAAATTATTTTGTGATCGTAACGGTATTTATCGAAGTAGGAGCATCTGCATCTTTTGAAAACACCACGTTTCCGTTATACAATACTTTTGAAACCTGAAATACGGTAGGTGTATTACGATATTGAACCTCCAGCGTGCCTATAACATT belongs to Chryseobacterium gleum and includes:
- a CDS encoding FixH family protein; the protein is MKNFSWGHGVVIALLAFIVFILSMMFLFPNGQKNSEMVTDNYYEEELKYQDVIDAKKKADELQEKPVYSQDTKGIKITFPKDYNNSNTTVKFVLNRTDDQNLDIKKSVQLDAAQSFTIPAQVLKVGNYTLRLSWTKEKTDYRMDYDVIWK
- a CDS encoding sulfite exporter TauE/SafE family protein, producing MEIGLIVSAIALGFASGFHCIGMCGPIALSMGLTKKQAANFYLQNLTYQFGRIFTYSLLGALLGIIGQGFEMAGFQKYLTITAGVLLIIMAVFSFGGKDFASKIPFLSKFLYSVKMNLGRLLQKADYRSRFTTGLLNGFLPCGMVYMALTASLAGGGIWQGALYMALFGLGTLPFMFAIVLVGNLMNQAFRIKVLKAVPVIMIILGGLFILRGLELGIPYVSPKAEAMTIVKDPNGTVNCH
- the serS gene encoding serine--tRNA ligase — protein: MLQVNFLRDNKERVLEGLKKRQFKNLELVDEAIAADDERKRIQFELDSQLSEINKISKEIGLLMKEGKKEEAESAKSKTAQYKESSSELKSQLEVKENDLLNILYQLPNIPNALVKSGASADDNEIIFQSHPVEGLGEGAIPHWELAKKYNLIDFELGVKIAGAGFPVYLGKGARLQRALVQYFLDKNVEKGYTEVNPPHVVNEASGFGTGQLPDKEGQMYYINEDKLYLIPTAEVPVTNLYRDVLFDEKDLPVKNTAFSQCYRREAGSYGAHVRGLNRLHQFEKVEIVRIEKPENSYAVLEEMVEHIKEILTDLELPFRVLRLCGGDTGFASAMTYDFEVWSAAQEMWLEVSSVSNFETFQANRLKCRYKADGKSQLVHTLNGSAMALPRIMAALLENNQTADGIKLPKKIAEYARFDVIN